One region of Mucilaginibacter gotjawali genomic DNA includes:
- the pfkA gene encoding 6-phosphofructokinase: MHKISKLAVLTSGGDAPGMNPCIRSIVRTAIYNGLEVVGIRRGYQGLIEDDMFPMGTRSVSNILNLGGTILKTARCLPFRTDEGQEIAYQNLKKRGIDALVVIGGDGTFTGALRFSKSYPDVAVMGVPGTIDNDLYGSTYTLGFDTATNTVIEAIDKIRDTADAHDRLFFIEVMGRDSGAIALRAGISCGAEAILLPEKETAIDDLIENLKSGQSKKKSSSIVIVAEGDKHGGAYDIAKLVEKQVKNYDIKVTILGHLQRGGSPSAFDRVLGSRLGFAAVNALIAGKTQMMVGLEANYIKITSLEEALTQHEFKLEEDLMKMAEILSI, from the coding sequence ATGCATAAAATTTCGAAACTAGCAGTGCTCACATCGGGCGGGGATGCACCGGGAATGAACCCGTGTATTCGCTCAATTGTAAGGACAGCAATATATAACGGGTTAGAAGTGGTAGGTATCAGGCGCGGGTACCAGGGACTTATTGAAGATGACATGTTCCCGATGGGTACACGATCTGTTAGTAACATATTAAATTTAGGCGGTACAATCCTGAAAACGGCGCGTTGCTTACCCTTCCGCACTGACGAAGGCCAGGAAATCGCCTATCAAAATTTAAAGAAACGCGGTATTGACGCTTTAGTAGTCATTGGCGGCGACGGAACATTTACCGGAGCACTGCGTTTTTCGAAAAGCTATCCTGATGTAGCCGTAATGGGCGTACCGGGGACTATCGACAACGACCTCTATGGATCAACCTATACCCTTGGTTTTGATACGGCTACTAATACCGTAATTGAAGCTATTGATAAAATACGGGATACCGCAGATGCACACGACCGTTTGTTCTTTATTGAAGTAATGGGGCGCGATTCGGGAGCCATAGCATTGCGTGCAGGAATTTCCTGCGGGGCCGAGGCTATATTATTGCCCGAAAAAGAGACTGCCATAGATGATCTGATTGAAAACCTTAAGAGCGGGCAAAGCAAGAAAAAATCGTCGAGCATTGTGATAGTTGCCGAGGGCGATAAACATGGCGGCGCTTACGATATTGCAAAATTGGTTGAAAAACAGGTTAAAAACTACGATATAAAAGTAACCATATTAGGCCACCTGCAGCGCGGCGGAAGCCCTTCGGCATTTGACAGGGTTTTAGGCAGCCGCCTGGGTTTCGCTGCTGTAAACGCCTTAATTGCCGGCAAAACCCAAATGATGGTTGGCCTTGAAGCAAATTATATTAAAATAACCAGCCTTGAAGAAGCGCTTACGCAACACGAATTTAAACTGGAAGAAGATTTGATGAAAATGGCCGAAATACTCTCAATCTAA
- a CDS encoding NUDIX hydrolase, with product MEVKLPSFDSVFSVDCVIFGFEAGELKILLIERNEEPYKDWLALPGYIVEQDESIDDAAERILYELTGLRDLHMQQFHTFGEVNRHPQGRVITVAYYALIRINGQKELRPITQYARKAFWHPVNELPKLAFDHTEIFKTAFNKIRRRLNYQPIAFELLPEKFTLTQLQSLYEAVENRKLDKRNFRKKMLSYGFLKELDEKQKGVSYRAAKLYKFDRRKYAKIFHNDMNLDK from the coding sequence TTGGAAGTAAAATTACCTTCGTTTGATTCAGTCTTTTCAGTTGACTGCGTAATATTCGGTTTTGAAGCAGGAGAACTGAAAATATTGCTCATTGAACGAAATGAAGAGCCATATAAAGATTGGCTTGCTTTGCCTGGCTATATAGTAGAGCAGGACGAAAGCATTGACGACGCCGCTGAACGTATTTTATACGAGCTAACAGGCCTTCGCGACTTACACATGCAGCAGTTTCACACTTTCGGCGAGGTGAACAGGCACCCGCAGGGAAGGGTGATTACGGTGGCTTATTACGCGCTGATACGCATTAACGGGCAAAAGGAATTGCGCCCCATAACGCAATATGCGCGTAAAGCTTTCTGGCACCCGGTGAATGAGCTGCCTAAATTGGCGTTTGACCACACCGAGATTTTTAAAACTGCATTTAATAAAATACGCAGGCGGTTAAATTATCAGCCCATCGCTTTTGAACTGTTGCCCGAGAAATTTACCCTTACCCAGTTGCAATCGCTTTATGAGGCGGTAGAGAACAGGAAGCTGGACAAAAGAAATTTCCGTAAAAAGATGCTGAGCTATGGATTTTTAAAAGAACTTGACGAAAAACAAAAGGGGGTATCCTATCGCGCAGCCAAGTTGTATAAATTCGACCGCCGGAAGTATGCGAAGATATTTCATAATGATATGAACCTGGACAAATAG
- a CDS encoding N-acetylglucosamine kinase, producing the protein MIIIADGGSTKTNWCLVTEEGKKVYFNTEGYNPYFAPKDYIIKSLDETLPTDLERDEITEVNYYGAGCSTDEMRNLVKEAMQVVFKKAKVFIGHDLLAAARALLGNTEGFAAILGTGTNTCLYNGREVTHNIDSGAYILGDEGSGCYIGKKLLVDYLRGYMPEAVRENFWNTYKLTPDDINEIVYTQPRANRFCASFSKFVYDSPVNLEYSRNIVRSSFEDFFRNLVTHYPDYQKYTFNCIGSVGYNFRNVLEELVVENGMAVGNIIRSPIDNLVKFHLELSHLQI; encoded by the coding sequence ATGATCATTATTGCTGACGGTGGCTCAACTAAAACCAATTGGTGCCTGGTTACCGAAGAAGGTAAAAAGGTGTACTTTAACACCGAAGGTTACAACCCTTATTTTGCGCCAAAGGACTATATTATTAAATCCCTTGATGAAACTTTGCCAACCGATCTTGAAAGAGATGAGATCACCGAAGTAAATTACTACGGCGCAGGTTGCTCTACCGACGAAATGCGAAACTTAGTTAAGGAGGCGATGCAGGTAGTTTTTAAAAAGGCGAAAGTTTTTATCGGGCACGACCTGCTGGCGGCTGCCAGGGCCCTGTTGGGAAACACTGAAGGTTTTGCAGCCATATTGGGTACCGGCACAAATACTTGTTTGTATAATGGCCGCGAAGTTACTCATAACATCGATTCAGGCGCTTATATCCTGGGTGACGAAGGCAGCGGGTGCTATATTGGCAAAAAGCTTTTAGTTGATTATTTACGGGGCTATATGCCGGAGGCTGTTCGCGAAAACTTCTGGAATACTTATAAGTTGACGCCTGATGACATCAACGAGATAGTGTACACTCAACCCCGGGCCAACCGTTTTTGTGCCAGTTTCAGCAAATTTGTTTATGACAGCCCCGTGAACCTGGAATATTCCCGCAACATTGTAAGAAGTTCATTCGAGGATTTTTTCCGTAACCTGGTTACTCATTACCCGGATTACCAGAAATACACTTTCAATTGCATAGGTTCGGTAGGTTATAACTTCAGGAATGTGCTTGAAGAACTGGTAGTTGAAAATGGCATGGCTGTGGGCAATATTATCCGCTCACCGATAGATAACCTTGTTAAGTTCCATTTGGAATTATCGCATCTGCAAATTTGA
- a CDS encoding phospholipase D family protein yields MYQQLQPQLAQYLPEARNVYIATALIKNYGYRFIEQRLPAAAKRYYLIGLNLPSDVGVFEQMLQVPESRGYTRIFTGRQTFHPKVYLIERLSGKWIAFIGSANTTNGGLQANVEMSIALEDQTICLALYDWFMSFLPNTGVLTAEFVKAWQRSVLRIKSRQATNNADLAEARSLLKQEMIIPSVITPSALQFFSGSDYVAFSDIYWTDESGAADALRRKVWFRMADLDARIYTQFPQYALTELGSHYWKASRISHYQHRKGFNNTYLKSIWLHYGYPNRFVQKDFTKHPRMQVILHQHDVGIWLVIGVENSSLEERRRFKENLRNNPIFADLVYRVMMDLGGAYWLGINGKSPVHLDHFDMEEKLTKALLSEEVHDYMIIGRNYQPDDPSLSDINIAETVLLEFQRLYPLYLLFKNGKL; encoded by the coding sequence GTGTACCAGCAGTTACAACCCCAGTTAGCGCAATATTTACCGGAGGCTAGGAATGTTTACATTGCTACGGCCCTCATTAAAAACTATGGTTACCGATTTATTGAGCAGCGGCTACCTGCGGCAGCTAAGCGCTATTACCTGATTGGCTTGAACCTGCCCTCTGACGTCGGTGTATTTGAACAAATGCTCCAGGTTCCTGAAAGCCGAGGCTACACTCGAATCTTCACTGGAAGACAAACTTTTCACCCAAAAGTTTACCTGATCGAACGCCTATCCGGAAAATGGATCGCTTTTATCGGTTCAGCGAATACGACCAATGGCGGCCTACAAGCCAATGTTGAAATGTCTATTGCATTGGAAGATCAGACTATCTGCCTAGCGTTGTACGATTGGTTCATGAGTTTCTTACCCAACACCGGCGTATTAACGGCTGAATTTGTGAAGGCCTGGCAGCGTTCGGTTTTACGTATTAAAAGCCGGCAGGCTACGAATAACGCCGACTTGGCCGAAGCCCGTTCCTTATTAAAACAGGAAATGATCATTCCTTCTGTGATTACGCCGAGCGCGCTACAGTTTTTTTCAGGCAGTGATTATGTTGCTTTCAGCGATATCTATTGGACGGATGAATCCGGCGCAGCTGACGCGCTACGGCGTAAAGTTTGGTTTAGGATGGCGGACCTGGACGCTAGAATCTATACCCAGTTTCCCCAATATGCGTTGACGGAACTGGGCAGTCACTACTGGAAAGCTAGCCGCATATCCCACTATCAGCACCGAAAAGGCTTTAATAATACTTACCTTAAATCTATCTGGCTGCATTATGGCTATCCAAACCGATTCGTTCAAAAAGATTTTACAAAACATCCTCGGATGCAGGTTATCCTTCATCAGCATGATGTGGGGATATGGTTGGTAATTGGTGTGGAAAATTCCAGCCTTGAGGAACGCCGACGTTTTAAAGAGAACTTGCGCAACAATCCAATTTTCGCCGATTTGGTGTACCGAGTCATGATGGATCTCGGCGGTGCTTATTGGTTAGGCATCAACGGGAAGTCGCCGGTTCATTTGGACCATTTCGATATGGAAGAAAAACTGACTAAGGCATTGCTTTCGGAGGAAGTCCATGATTATATGATCATCGGGCGCAATTACCAGCCGGACGATCCAAGCCTGAGCGATATAAATATCGCTGAAACGGTGTTGCTGGAATTTCAACGCTTATACCCGTTATATTTACTTTTTAAGAACGGGAAATTATAA
- a CDS encoding DUF4276 family protein — MKRVIIICEGETEREFCKHILAPYFAKKEIFIQSPLIKRSMGGIVKWNTLKKEIHTYLQEDDVLVTMLIDYYGLYNKYAFPSWEDGEKIVDKNTRMDFLEAAMKQDLRDAVQHRFLPYLQLHEFEGLLFNDIQIFYEQVPKNELVGKSELIKTFQDYDNPEMINNNKNTSPSHRLKRIIEGYNKILYGHYFAEAIGLDKIRNKSPRFNNWLNAIEKL, encoded by the coding sequence ATGAAAAGGGTCATAATAATCTGTGAGGGCGAAACTGAAAGAGAATTTTGTAAACATATTCTTGCGCCATATTTTGCTAAAAAAGAAATTTTTATTCAATCACCTCTAATTAAAAGGTCGATGGGTGGAATTGTAAAATGGAATACCCTAAAAAAAGAAATACACACTTATCTCCAAGAGGACGATGTTCTTGTGACAATGTTAATTGATTATTATGGATTATACAATAAATATGCTTTCCCAAGTTGGGAAGACGGCGAAAAAATAGTCGATAAAAATACACGAATGGATTTTTTAGAAGCTGCAATGAAACAAGATCTGAGAGATGCCGTTCAACATAGATTTTTGCCGTATTTACAACTACACGAATTTGAAGGTTTACTATTCAACGATATTCAAATATTCTACGAGCAAGTCCCAAAAAATGAATTAGTAGGTAAAAGTGAATTGATTAAAACGTTTCAAGATTATGATAATCCAGAAATGATAAATAACAACAAAAACACTTCGCCATCTCATAGATTGAAGCGAATAATCGAAGGTTATAATAAAATATTATATGGGCACTACTTCGCAGAAGCCATTGGTTTGGATAAGATACGAAATAAGAGTCCCAGGTTTAATAATTGGTTGAATGCTATAGAAAAACTATAG
- a CDS encoding AAA family ATPase, with protein sequence MDYIEIEGYKSIKSVRVDFAPINILIGANGSGKSNFISFFDFLNRLYNRKLNDYIALNGGDNKILHKGKKSTDTISFRLEFGNGQNGYSAILESGTEGFVFTDERLIYRSDQGTDISRSSAEAYIKLTDNFRAKYVIKYLNGFRKYHFHDTSTNSPFTQLSHIENDIYYLYENGMNLAAFLYDIHQTNKIVYNRIIKNIQSIAPYFSDFYLTPNKEDLVRLQWTDKYSDVIYGANDFSDGTLRFIALSVLFLQPKLPDTIIIDEPELGLHPASIAKLAAMIKSVADRKCQVIVATQSTDLLSHFMPEDIITVDQVDGESKFERLNSTTLNKWLEDYTIDDLWKRNIIMGGQPNFSE encoded by the coding sequence ATGGATTACATCGAAATAGAAGGCTACAAGTCAATAAAATCCGTAAGAGTGGATTTTGCGCCAATCAATATCCTAATTGGTGCGAATGGTAGTGGTAAAAGTAATTTTATTTCATTTTTTGATTTTTTGAATCGGCTTTATAACAGAAAATTAAACGATTACATTGCATTAAACGGAGGAGATAATAAAATTCTTCACAAGGGCAAAAAATCTACCGATACAATTTCTTTCCGACTTGAATTTGGCAATGGACAGAATGGCTATTCCGCAATTTTAGAATCAGGGACTGAAGGCTTTGTTTTTACAGATGAGAGGCTTATTTATAGAAGCGATCAAGGGACGGATATAAGCAGATCATCGGCCGAAGCTTATATAAAATTAACAGATAATTTTCGAGCAAAATATGTAATTAAATATCTTAATGGGTTTCGTAAATACCATTTTCATGATACAAGCACCAATTCGCCTTTTACGCAATTGAGCCATATTGAAAATGACATATACTACCTTTACGAAAACGGAATGAACTTGGCTGCGTTCCTTTATGATATACATCAAACCAATAAAATCGTTTATAATAGAATCATAAAGAACATCCAGTCTATAGCGCCGTACTTTTCTGATTTTTACTTGACACCGAATAAGGAAGACTTAGTGAGGCTGCAATGGACAGATAAGTATAGTGATGTCATATATGGTGCGAATGATTTCTCTGATGGAACATTACGTTTTATTGCTTTGTCTGTCCTATTTTTACAACCTAAATTACCGGATACAATAATTATTGACGAACCCGAATTAGGACTACATCCGGCATCTATTGCTAAATTGGCTGCTATGATCAAGTCCGTAGCCGATAGAAAATGCCAGGTTATTGTTGCTACACAATCTACTGATCTGTTAAGCCATTTTATGCCTGAAGATATAATTACCGTTGACCAAGTTGATGGAGAAAGCAAATTTGAAAGGCTAAATAGTACAACGCTTAATAAATGGTTAGAGGATTATACAATTGATGACCTATGGAAAAGGAATATTATTATGGGCGGCCAGCCAAATTTTAGTGAATGA
- a CDS encoding toxin-antitoxin system YwqK family antitoxin — protein sequence MKKIALFILLFSLGKAYAQRTGDYTNSSPAKYNDKRAVIDNNKVTDDGDYSQIRIIDTTQEIRADILPFKTEPKLKNDRYYFWYFNNRIHSTQGGYNGQLLNGHYIAFYPDKNLKEEGYFKRGLKDGEWKTWNAKGDLTSVTTWNEGIAVPDSQQPFWKKLPFVNKKDQQQQTSKTGDGN from the coding sequence ATGAAAAAAATTGCCTTGTTTATTTTATTATTTTCTCTTGGTAAAGCCTACGCCCAGCGCACCGGCGATTATACCAACAGCAGCCCCGCAAAGTACAATGACAAACGGGCGGTTATTGACAACAACAAAGTTACGGACGATGGCGATTACAGCCAGATCAGGATCATTGATACAACACAGGAAATCCGCGCTGATATATTGCCATTTAAAACCGAACCAAAATTAAAAAACGACCGTTATTATTTCTGGTATTTTAATAACAGGATCCATTCAACCCAGGGCGGGTATAACGGACAGTTACTGAACGGGCATTATATCGCTTTTTACCCCGATAAAAATTTGAAAGAAGAAGGCTATTTTAAAAGGGGCCTTAAAGACGGCGAGTGGAAAACATGGAACGCCAAAGGCGACCTCACCTCGGTTACCACCTGGAACGAAGGCATTGCAGTGCCTGACAGCCAGCAACCCTTCTGGAAAAAATTACCTTTTGTTAATAAGAAAGATCAGCAGCAACAAACCAGCAAGACCGGGGATGGGAATTAA
- a CDS encoding KTSC domain-containing protein: protein MPSSVITSFKYNPGRQTLQVIFVSGSVYDYKNVPEDVYRQMVAAASKGAFLNREVKTRFRFKKIK, encoded by the coding sequence ATGCCATCTTCTGTGATAACATCCTTTAAATATAATCCCGGCAGGCAAACGCTGCAGGTTATTTTTGTTTCGGGTAGCGTTTATGACTACAAAAACGTGCCCGAAGATGTGTACCGGCAAATGGTGGCTGCGGCCTCAAAAGGAGCATTTTTAAACCGCGAGGTTAAAACCAGGTTTCGCTTTAAAAAGATAAAATGA
- a CDS encoding Gfo/Idh/MocA family protein, with protein sequence MERRTFIKQSSIAAAGLTLLPAGSLFASNKDKVRLGYIGVGLRGRSHIGEGLLRDDVDIVAICDTQESSLKYCREQFTKAGKPLPQEYIGSLDAYKRLLDRKDIDAVIIATPWQFHHPQAIDAMKAGKYVGCEVIAGLSMEDHWELVHTSESTGMPYMTLENVCYRRDVMAVLNMVRQGLFGEMIHYEGGYQHNLREVLFNDGKHFAGHGVEFGPDALSEAQWRTQFNIDRNADIYPTHGVGPLMHYADINAGNRFTNLVSFSSKARGLAAYVEELAPGNKNAKINYKNGDVITTMINCANGETVLLSHDTHLPRPYSLGFRVQGTKGLWMDVAKSVYIEHHSKEEDEWDGEDDWFKKYDHPLWKKYETNAEGAGHGGMDWFVFNAFVQAVKQGRQTPIDVYDSVTMSAITPLSEKSIAEGNMPQAFPDFTRGKWQTRKNSFALDDSGF encoded by the coding sequence ATGGAAAGAAGAACGTTTATTAAGCAAAGTTCAATTGCTGCGGCAGGTTTAACATTATTGCCGGCTGGTAGCCTTTTTGCATCCAATAAGGATAAAGTGCGGCTGGGTTATATTGGTGTGGGCCTTCGTGGCCGCAGCCATATCGGTGAAGGTTTGCTGCGGGACGATGTGGATATCGTAGCGATCTGCGATACCCAGGAAAGTTCATTGAAATATTGCCGCGAACAATTTACAAAAGCCGGAAAACCTTTACCGCAGGAGTATATCGGCAGCCTTGACGCTTATAAACGATTGCTGGACCGTAAGGACATTGACGCCGTTATCATTGCCACGCCGTGGCAGTTTCACCATCCCCAGGCTATCGATGCCATGAAGGCCGGTAAATATGTTGGCTGCGAGGTAATAGCCGGTTTAAGCATGGAAGACCACTGGGAGCTGGTGCATACCTCCGAAAGTACAGGGATGCCTTACATGACTTTGGAGAACGTTTGCTATCGCCGGGATGTGATGGCTGTTTTAAATATGGTGCGGCAGGGCCTGTTTGGCGAAATGATCCATTACGAAGGTGGCTACCAGCACAACCTGCGCGAGGTGCTGTTTAATGATGGTAAGCATTTTGCGGGTCACGGGGTTGAATTCGGGCCGGATGCTTTAAGTGAGGCACAATGGCGCACACAATTCAATATTGACCGCAATGCAGATATTTACCCAACGCATGGCGTAGGCCCGCTGATGCATTATGCGGATATTAATGCAGGCAACCGCTTTACCAACCTGGTATCTTTCAGCTCGAAGGCCCGCGGTTTGGCCGCCTATGTGGAAGAATTGGCGCCTGGCAACAAAAATGCCAAGATCAATTACAAAAATGGGGATGTGATTACTACGATGATTAACTGCGCCAATGGCGAAACCGTTTTGCTTTCGCATGATACCCATTTACCAAGGCCGTATTCGCTCGGTTTCAGGGTGCAAGGCACCAAAGGGCTTTGGATGGATGTTGCCAAAAGTGTTTATATTGAACACCACAGCAAGGAAGAAGACGAATGGGACGGAGAAGATGATTGGTTTAAAAAGTACGATCACCCGCTTTGGAAAAAATACGAAACCAATGCCGAGGGCGCAGGTCATGGCGGTATGGACTGGTTTGTATTTAACGCTTTTGTGCAGGCCGTAAAACAGGGCAGGCAAACACCAATTGATGTTTATGATTCGGTTACCATGAGCGCTATTACACCTTTATCAGAAAAGTCAATAGCCGAGGGCAATATGCCGCAGGCTTTCCCCGACTTTACCAGGGGTAAATGGCAAACCCGTAAAAATTCTTTTGCGCTGGACGACAGCGGGTTTTGA